The proteins below come from a single Euleptes europaea isolate rEulEur1 chromosome 5, rEulEur1.hap1, whole genome shotgun sequence genomic window:
- the LOC130478319 gene encoding prolactin-releasing peptide receptor-like, giving the protein MKRTHWNHPHSKEIFKCVYCFVTWQCRYPMEDKKIQMGFTTVAGLMKVDEEQPIHSNTSNLFLGLQLVQFFKPLIIPCYCLVVFVGIIGNYLLIYVICKTKKMHNVTNFLVGNLAFSDMLMCATCVPLTLAYAFEPRGWVYGRFMCYFVFLMQPVTVFVSVFTLTVIAVDRYYAMVYPLRRRLTIQICAYTLAAIWLLSCMLAAPALVHTYHAEFPELDFAICEEFWFHMKRDHLAYAYSTLILTYVLPLMVISISYLRISVKLKNRVVPGNVTQSQAECDRAKRRKTFRLLVLVVVAFGVCWLPLYIFNVIKDIDIKLIDKQYFNLIQLVCHWFAMMSACTNAFLYAWLHDSFRGELKKMFAWRRKKTGPTPHCIVASVVL; this is encoded by the exons ATGAAAAGAACTCACTGGAATCATCCACACAGCAAAGAGATTTTCAAATGT GTGTATTGTTTTGTGACATGGCAGTGCAGATACCCAATGGAGGACAAGAAGATACAGATGGGATTCACCACTGTAGCTGGATTAATGAAGGTAGATGAGGAGCAAC CAATCCATAGCAACACTAGCAATCTGTTTCTGGGGCTCCAACTTGTCCAGTTCTTCAAGCCTCTCATCATTCCTTGCTATTGCTTAGTGGTTTTTGTTGGCATCATCGGGAATTATCTCCTCATCTACGTGATCTGCAAGACCAAGAAGATGCACAATGTCACCAACTTCCTGGTAGGCAACCTGGCATTCTCTGACATGCTTATGTGTGCCACTTGTGTGCCCCTGACGCTGGCGTATGCCTTTGAGCCTAGAGGGTGGGTCTACGGGCGCTTCATGTGCTATTTTGTGTTCCTGATGCAGCCGGTCACAGTGTTTGTGTCGGTCTTTACCTTGACTGTCATCGCTGTGGACAGGTACTACGCCATGGTTTATCCGCTCCGGAGGAGGCTCACCATACAGATCTGCGCCTATACTTTGGCTGCTATTTGGTTGCTGAGTTGCATGCTAGCTGCTCCAGCATTGGTCCACACGTACCACGCTGAATTCCCAGAACTGGACTTTGCCATCTGTGAAGAGTTTTGGTTCCATATGAAGAGAGACCACCTAGCTTACGCCTACAGCACCCTCATTCTCACATACGTACTGCCGTTAATGGTCATCTCCATTTCTTACCTGAGGATTTCCGTCAAGCTGAAAAACCGAGTCGTCCCTGGCAACGTCACCCAGAGCCAAGCGGAGTGCGACAGGGCCAAAAGGAGGAAGACCTTCCGCCTCCTGGTCTTGGTCGTGGTGGCCTTTGGGGTTTGCTGGCTGCCGTTGTACATCTTTAATGTCATAAAGGACATTGACATTAAACTCATAGACAAGCAATATTTTAACCTCATCCAGCTTGTTTGCCACTGGTTCGCTATGATGTCTGCTTGCACCAATGCCTTCCTGTATGCCTGGCTGCACGATAGCTTCAGGGGGGAGCTCAAGAAAATGTTTGCTTGGAGGAGGAAAAAGACAGGGCCCACCCCCCATTGTATTGTGGCTAGCGTAGTGCTGTAA
- the LOC130477593 gene encoding prolactin-releasing peptide receptor-like, translating into MSEFLEGSGTIPTNYTSVAHNSPVNETLMVFHSLHLVQRLKLLIILMYTGVVVVGMVGNCLLVHVILSVKKLHNVTNFLIGNLALSDVAMCATCIPLTLAYIFEPRGWIFGSSMCYFVFFMQPVTVYVSIFTLATIAVDRYIVIVHPLRRRVSLQLSAYMVLFIWILSCCLALPAMAHTYYVELGQQGVILCEEFWGDQERQRQTYAMCLLLITYLFPLLAILVSYIKISLKLKNRVMPGSVTQNQAEWDRARRKKTFCLLVIVVVVFGVCWLPLHTFNLIRDINISAIDSYYFSLVQLFCHWFAMSSACYNPFIYAWLHDSFREELKKLLAWHRKIVPAGQSVTVSVVI; encoded by the coding sequence ATGTCTGAATTCTTGGAAGGTTCTGGGACCATTCCCACCAACTACACATCAGTGGCCCACAATTCTCCTGTGAACGAGACCTTAATGGTTTTCCATAGCTTGCATCTGGTGCAACGGTTAAAGTTACTGATCATTCTAATGTACACAGGTGTGGTAGTTGTTGGGATGGTAGGCAACTGCCTTCTAGTTCATGTCATCCTGAGTGTGAAGAAGTTGCACAATGTTACCAACTTCCTCATTGGGAACCTTGCTCTTTCTGATGTGGCCATGTGTGCCACCTGCATCCCACTCACTCTCGCCTACATTTTTGAGCCTCGTGGCTGGATTTTTGGCAGCAGCATGTGCTACTTTGTGTTCTTCATGCAGCCGGTCACGGTCTATGTCTCCATCTTCACCCTGGCCACCATTGCTGTGGATCGGTACATTGTCATTGTGCACCCGCTGAGACGCCGTGTGTCTTTGCAGCTCAGTGCCTACATGGTTCTCTTCATCTGGATTCTCTCCTGCTGCTTGGCATTGCCAGCCATGGCACACACCTATTATGTGGAGCTGGGTCAACAGGGAGTTATACTGTGTGAAGAGTTCTGGGGGGACCAAGAGCGCCAAAGGCAAACCTATGCTATGTGCTTGCTGCTCATCACCTACCTCTTCCCTTTGCTGGCCATACTAGTATCTTACATCAAGATCTCTCTCAAGCTAAAGAACAGGGTTATGCCAGGCAGTGTAACTCAGAATCAGGCGGAATGGGATAGAGCCAGGAGGAAAAAGACCTTTTGTCTCTTGGTTATAGTAGTGGTAGTCTTTGGGGTGTGCTGGCTTCCCCTTCACACCTTCAACCTTATTCGGGACATTAACATTAGTGCCATTGATTCTTACTATTTCAGTCTGGTCCAACTATTTTGCCATTGGTTTGCCATGAGTTCTGCATGCTATAACCCCTTCATTTATGCCTGGCTGCATGATAGCTTTAGGGAAGAGCTTAAGAAATTACTTGCCTGGCATAGAAAAATAGTTCCTGCTGGGCAAAGTGTAACTGTTAGCGTTGTTATCTGA